A stretch of the Sulfuricurvum sp. genome encodes the following:
- a CDS encoding hydrogenase small subunit — MSDKIEAVKKLFTSKSSRVETNKGDTYYQDLFAKCEARLNEMRAQTPANRLDFSELLEENGIDRREFMKWASATTAMLMLPPMFTPLVADAAVMMNRAPVIWLELQDCAGNSEALLRADGPKIDEIVLDIISLEYHETLQAAAGFQAEKQLDEAMETFKGKYLLFVEGSIPMGMNGQYGTIGAAGETFHDHLMRCSENAAAIVAVGACATFGGIPAASPNPTGAVGVMNVVKNKPIINIPACPANPANMVGVILHYLLTGQIPELDSLLRPKFAFGYRIHDNCERRAHFDAGEYVEEWGDKGAQNNFCLYKMGCKGPMTFNNCSIVRYNEGINWPIGVGRGCIGCSEPDFWDKYAYERPMADAKIKAPTGGVEKTVDEFGLGMLTAVGIGIGIHAAASAVAGKREKSGESHE; from the coding sequence ATGTCCGATAAAATAGAAGCGGTTAAAAAACTGTTTACTTCGAAAAGTTCGCGCGTTGAAACGAACAAGGGTGATACGTATTACCAAGACTTGTTTGCAAAATGTGAAGCGCGCTTAAATGAGATGCGTGCACAAACGCCTGCCAATAGACTCGATTTTTCAGAGCTTTTAGAAGAGAATGGAATTGATAGACGAGAGTTTATGAAATGGGCGAGTGCGACGACGGCCATGTTGATGCTCCCTCCGATGTTTACACCGCTGGTCGCTGATGCTGCGGTCATGATGAACCGTGCCCCTGTTATTTGGCTGGAACTTCAAGACTGTGCCGGTAACTCTGAGGCACTTTTACGTGCAGACGGGCCAAAAATTGATGAGATCGTTCTCGATATCATCTCTCTCGAGTATCATGAGACTTTGCAAGCTGCAGCCGGTTTTCAGGCCGAAAAACAGCTTGATGAGGCGATGGAAACATTTAAAGGAAAGTATCTTTTATTCGTAGAAGGCTCTATTCCGATGGGAATGAACGGGCAATACGGGACGATTGGTGCAGCAGGTGAAACATTTCATGACCACTTGATGCGTTGTTCTGAAAATGCAGCGGCGATTGTTGCGGTCGGTGCATGTGCAACATTCGGCGGTATTCCGGCTGCTTCACCGAATCCTACCGGTGCGGTTGGGGTTATGAATGTTGTCAAAAATAAACCGATTATCAATATTCCTGCGTGTCCTGCAAATCCGGCAAATATGGTCGGAGTTATTTTGCATTATCTATTGACAGGACAAATTCCGGAGCTTGATTCACTATTGCGTCCTAAGTTTGCGTTTGGATACCGTATCCATGATAACTGCGAACGCCGTGCACACTTTGATGCAGGTGAATACGTAGAAGAATGGGGTGACAAAGGGGCTCAAAATAATTTCTGTCTTTATAAAATGGGTTGTAAAGGGCCGATGACATTTAATAACTGTTCTATTGTCCGCTATAACGAAGGGATCAACTGGCCTATCGGAGTAGGACGCGGATGTATCGGATGTTCTGAACCCGATTTCTGGGATAAATACGCATATGAGCGTCCGATGGCGGATGCGAAAATCAAAGCACCTACCGGCGGTGTAGAAAAAACAGTTGACGAATTCGGTTTGGGCATGCTGACAGCAGTCGGTATCGGTATCGGTATCCATGCAGCAGCAAGTGCCGTAGCAGGTAAACGAGAAAAATCAGGAGAGAGCCATGAGTAA
- a CDS encoding nickel-dependent hydrogenase large subunit: MITHELIERIEGEAVLDFKTDKSGHVQEASIRFLHFRGMEAILEGRNALDALVIAPRVCGICGHSHLIAAVRMLENLYASAGSAVKVTPKAHALREVTRVCELMQNHIKWLYLVMLHESGKLLGKEPQVALRALYASSQINQMSALFSGQWPHSSYAHPGGVTCDPTHIEVMQALKLLSDVERFIEKDVLGCKTENFEANMDVESLLLMEGDFGTLLRYFERLDLLDLGKSHGRFLVLGEDAHEITPNERSYAHIDFVSEDDSQTFAHGGKTYAKNALYRGKFYETGPLARAISTERSGVSALYQQYGDTALTRITARIDEVVSLIAYVRLLLTSLDFTESSFIPPVSIESISGKGVGVVEAPRGSLIHRATVEKGKIASYSIITPTQWNLGNGTYDSPGIAQKAMLGIESTAKASLIFRTFDVCSVCTTH, encoded by the coding sequence ATGATAACGCATGAACTGATCGAGCGGATCGAAGGAGAAGCGGTACTCGATTTTAAAACCGACAAAAGCGGTCACGTTCAGGAAGCATCTATCCGGTTTCTCCATTTTCGTGGGATGGAAGCGATCTTAGAGGGGCGTAATGCGCTGGATGCATTAGTCATCGCTCCCCGTGTTTGCGGCATTTGCGGACATTCGCATCTGATTGCGGCGGTTCGTATGTTGGAAAATCTGTATGCTTCCGCAGGTAGTGCTGTGAAGGTAACTCCTAAAGCGCACGCACTCCGGGAAGTGACGAGAGTGTGCGAATTGATGCAGAACCATATCAAGTGGCTTTATCTTGTAATGCTGCATGAGAGCGGTAAGCTTTTAGGAAAGGAACCTCAGGTTGCCCTTAGAGCGCTGTACGCTTCTTCTCAGATTAATCAAATGAGTGCTTTGTTCAGCGGACAATGGCCTCATAGCTCATACGCCCATCCGGGCGGCGTCACATGCGATCCGACCCATATTGAAGTGATGCAGGCGTTGAAACTGCTATCCGATGTCGAACGTTTTATCGAAAAGGATGTTCTAGGGTGTAAAACCGAAAATTTTGAAGCGAATATGGATGTCGAATCGCTGCTTTTGATGGAAGGGGATTTCGGAACGCTATTGCGTTATTTTGAGCGGTTGGATTTGTTAGATTTAGGAAAAAGTCACGGACGATTTTTGGTGCTGGGTGAAGATGCGCATGAGATTACCCCTAATGAACGCAGCTATGCACACATAGATTTTGTGAGTGAAGATGATTCACAGACATTTGCTCACGGAGGGAAGACCTATGCAAAAAATGCACTGTATCGCGGAAAGTTTTATGAAACCGGCCCTTTGGCTCGAGCCATCAGCACTGAACGCTCTGGGGTGAGTGCGCTGTATCAGCAATACGGCGATACGGCATTGACCCGGATTACGGCCCGAATCGATGAGGTAGTTTCCCTCATAGCCTATGTACGTTTGCTCCTCACTTCACTTGATTTCACGGAATCTTCCTTTATTCCTCCCGTATCGATTGAGAGTATCAGCGGGAAGGGTGTAGGGGTGGTTGAAGCACCCAGAGGTTCTTTGATCCATCGCGCAACGGTTGAAAAAGGGAAAATAGCCTCTTACTCCATTATCACTCCGACACAGTGGAATCTCGGAAACGGCACCTATGATTCGCCCGGGATTGCCCAAAAAGCAATGCTCGGAATTGAATCTACGGCAAAAGCCTCTCTTATTTTTCGAACTTTCGATGTCTGCTCTGTCTGTACGACACACTAA